The following proteins are co-located in the Spirosoma montaniterrae genome:
- a CDS encoding MBL fold metallo-hydrolase, which translates to MTRLRFFGVAAYELVNSRGQHILIDPFLDANPGSPVKSADLERVDLICVTHAAPDHYGDTFAIAKRTGARVVCGADVKQHLMALGLPGSQITATCWNIRVEIAGIQVHPLECHHWSHIKLPTGEFITGVPMAFIIHVDEGIRFYHYGDTALFSDLKLQGELYKPTHAAIGITQPWEVIHLMEGPDRVLTGEMNPHEAFLAAQWLGVRQVFPCHYINPDHEDVLTFQHYILEHYKAGNALPESILLAPGNWFDLDPVN; encoded by the coding sequence ATGACTCGGTTGCGATTTTTTGGGGTGGCCGCTTACGAACTCGTCAACTCGCGGGGGCAGCATATTCTGATTGACCCGTTTCTGGATGCCAATCCGGGTTCGCCCGTGAAATCGGCTGACCTGGAGCGGGTCGACCTGATCTGCGTGACCCACGCGGCTCCCGACCATTACGGCGATACGTTTGCCATTGCCAAACGTACTGGCGCACGGGTCGTGTGCGGGGCCGACGTAAAGCAGCACCTCATGGCACTCGGCCTGCCCGGTTCGCAGATAACGGCGACCTGTTGGAATATTCGGGTCGAAATCGCTGGTATTCAGGTGCATCCGCTGGAATGCCATCACTGGTCGCATATCAAACTGCCTACGGGTGAATTCATTACGGGCGTTCCGATGGCGTTTATTATTCACGTTGACGAAGGCATTCGGTTCTACCACTACGGCGATACCGCCCTGTTCAGTGATTTGAAACTACAGGGCGAGTTGTACAAACCGACCCACGCAGCCATTGGCATTACGCAGCCCTGGGAGGTGATTCACCTGATGGAAGGCCCCGACCGGGTACTGACCGGCGAGATGAACCCCCACGAAGCTTTTTTGGCTGCCCAGTGGCTCGGCGTCCGACAGGTGTTTCCCTGCCACTATATCAACCCCGATCACGAGGATGTTCTCACATTCCAACACTACATACTGGAGCACTACAAAGCCGGTAATGCATTACCCGAATCGATTCTACTTGCCCCCGGTAACTGGTTCGACCTCGACCCCGTAAACTAA
- a CDS encoding AraC family transcriptional regulator: MAPRFVKIIPAAAHSYVYKVDRMQNPTGWHSHPEIELLWVVSGSGTRFVGDSIEPFQEQELVLLGENLPHSWQAENLTDERPEAVVIQFQRTFLGNEFFQTPEFAHIDRLLDRADRGLLFSGETLSPVTALLTQLPTQSALEQVFTILRVLDRLSTIDAYRTLARPSFSADYHRSTDGRIDRVYEFTIAQFGQNITLRQAAEVAGLTEASFCRYFKLHTRRTYVEFLNEIRVGYACKLLITTNRDITQICYECGFLTLSNFNRRFKRVTGLTPTHYRERISQNQG, from the coding sequence ATGGCCCCTCGTTTCGTCAAAATCATCCCTGCCGCAGCCCACTCCTACGTATATAAAGTTGACCGGATGCAAAACCCGACCGGCTGGCATTCGCACCCTGAAATTGAACTTTTGTGGGTTGTATCCGGATCGGGCACGCGCTTTGTTGGCGATAGTATCGAGCCGTTTCAAGAGCAGGAACTGGTGCTGCTGGGCGAAAACCTACCGCATTCGTGGCAGGCCGAAAACCTGACGGATGAGCGGCCCGAAGCCGTTGTCATTCAGTTTCAACGGACTTTTCTGGGGAACGAGTTTTTTCAGACGCCCGAATTTGCTCACATCGACCGGCTGCTCGACCGGGCCGACCGTGGCCTGCTCTTTTCGGGCGAAACCCTTTCGCCCGTAACTGCCCTACTGACTCAGTTGCCTACGCAATCTGCTCTTGAACAGGTCTTTACAATTCTGCGCGTTCTTGACCGGCTGTCGACCATTGACGCATACCGGACGCTGGCCCGGCCCAGTTTCAGTGCCGATTACCACCGCTCGACCGACGGGCGCATCGACCGGGTGTACGAGTTTACGATTGCCCAATTTGGGCAGAACATCACCTTACGGCAGGCTGCGGAAGTGGCCGGACTGACCGAGGCATCGTTTTGTCGGTATTTCAAACTCCACACCCGCCGAACCTACGTCGAGTTTCTGAACGAAATCAGGGTTGGTTATGCCTGTAAACTGCTGATTACTACGAATCGTGACATTACCCAAATCTGCTACGAGTGTGGGTTTCTGACGCTGTCGAACTTCAACCGACGCTTTAAGCGCGTTACGGGCCTGACGCCCACGCACTACCGCGAACGCATCAGTCAGAATCAGGGGTAG
- a CDS encoding ketopantoate reductase family protein, with product MTITIVGGTGAMGLIFGIRLAQQGHTVTLLDVNPVAIDAVNRAGGRLTNKTGEVETVTNLRATADATTIDTTDVLIVFTKCYWTESALLNALPCVGPETTVLSLQNGWGNYDVITAIIPPEQVLVGVTYVSGTTLAPGHARQVGNPLVYMGRVGHAADASVHLIAQAIDAAGFTTTVSDNILNEVFGKLAINVTTLPTSALLGMQAHQLIENDSTIALMDDLLRELVAVVSTRGVTMLFDERRAAIHHLLKNAVGARGSMLQDVEAKRQTEIDVINGAIVSMGQQAGVPTPVNETMVRLIRGLESTF from the coding sequence ATGACTATAACCATCGTTGGTGGCACGGGCGCGATGGGCCTGATTTTTGGCATCCGACTGGCACAGCAGGGCCACACGGTAACGCTCCTCGACGTAAACCCGGTGGCTATTGATGCCGTCAACCGCGCCGGCGGCAGGCTAACCAACAAAACAGGTGAGGTAGAGACGGTTACAAACCTGCGGGCCACGGCTGATGCCACTACCATCGACACGACGGACGTGCTCATCGTTTTTACCAAATGCTACTGGACTGAAAGCGCGTTGCTGAATGCGCTGCCCTGCGTCGGACCGGAAACTACCGTGCTGAGTCTGCAAAACGGCTGGGGTAACTACGACGTCATCACAGCCATTATTCCACCCGAACAGGTGCTGGTGGGCGTAACCTATGTAAGTGGCACGACGCTGGCACCCGGCCACGCCCGGCAGGTCGGCAACCCGCTGGTGTACATGGGTCGGGTCGGGCACGCTGCCGATGCGTCGGTACACCTGATTGCGCAGGCTATCGACGCTGCCGGATTTACCACTACCGTTTCTGACAATATACTAAACGAAGTATTCGGTAAATTAGCGATCAATGTTACCACCCTGCCCACGTCGGCTCTGCTGGGTATGCAGGCACACCAACTCATTGAGAATGACAGCACGATTGCGCTTATGGACGACCTGCTGCGCGAACTGGTTGCCGTCGTGAGTACGAGGGGCGTTACGATGTTGTTCGATGAACGGCGGGCGGCCATCCATCATCTGCTGAAAAATGCAGTTGGTGCACGCGGGTCGATGTTGCAGGACGTAGAAGCCAAACGGCAGACCGAAATCGACGTCATCAACGGAGCCATTGTCAGCATGGGGCAGCAGGCTGGCGTTCCAACACCCGTCAACGAAACAATGGTCCGGCTCATCCGGGGCTTAGAAAGTACGTTTTAG
- a CDS encoding fumarylacetoacetate hydrolase family protein, with product MKLYTFQRQQQTRIGVEKNGNLVDVTDVAGTNDMVALIEQFDNLREALLHAVATTETTIPFGDVTLKAPLKPGKILCCGINYHGHFAENPAAKLPQKPFFFPKFPSNVIGPGEAILHPAGIRQLDWEVEFTLVFGKKVRHLPEDESVMDAVFGYTILHDVSARDVQFVDNQITLGKNFETFAPVGPCIVTKDELPDLSDVKLRTLLNGQLVQNGSTADWIYSLPHLLSWLTSVMTMHPGDLMTTGTPAGVGYFSRPQHFMQAGDTVRLEIEGIGALENKIEWLND from the coding sequence ATGAAGCTATACACTTTCCAACGTCAGCAACAAACCCGTATCGGGGTTGAGAAAAACGGTAACTTAGTCGACGTAACCGACGTTGCCGGTACAAACGATATGGTCGCGCTAATCGAACAGTTCGATAACTTGCGGGAAGCCCTGCTCCATGCCGTTGCCACTACCGAAACAACGATTCCGTTTGGCGACGTGACCCTGAAAGCTCCGCTGAAACCGGGAAAAATCTTGTGCTGCGGTATCAACTATCACGGACATTTTGCCGAAAATCCAGCCGCTAAATTACCGCAGAAACCGTTCTTCTTCCCCAAATTTCCGTCGAACGTAATCGGGCCGGGCGAGGCTATTCTGCATCCGGCGGGTATTCGGCAATTAGACTGGGAGGTAGAGTTTACGCTCGTGTTCGGCAAAAAAGTGCGGCACCTGCCCGAAGATGAATCGGTGATGGATGCGGTATTCGGCTACACAATTCTACACGACGTTTCGGCCCGTGACGTGCAATTTGTTGATAATCAGATTACACTCGGCAAAAACTTCGAGACGTTTGCTCCCGTTGGGCCGTGCATCGTTACCAAAGACGAACTGCCCGATTTGTCGGACGTAAAACTACGCACACTGCTCAACGGGCAACTCGTACAGAACGGCTCTACTGCCGACTGGATTTACTCGTTGCCGCACCTGCTATCGTGGCTGACGAGCGTGATGACCATGCACCCCGGCGACCTGATGACCACCGGCACCCCGGCGGGCGTTGGTTATTTCTCCCGGCCCCAGCACTTTATGCAGGCAGGCGACACGGTCAGACTGGAAATCGAAGGAATTGGCGCATTGGAGAACAAGATTGAATGGTTGAATGATTGA
- a CDS encoding phosphogluconate dehydrogenase C-terminal domain-containing protein, with protein MTKIALVGAGGKMGCRLTDNFLKYPHYDVAYLEVSERGIDNLRQRGVIVVGTEAIPDADVVILAVPDVAIGAISDDLIPQMKPGALVLTLDPAAPLDGVIAHRDDLGYVIAHPCHPSVFNWEPTEEAFRDFYGGISAKQSIVVALMHGSETHYALGERVAQEMYAPTKDTHRITLEQMAILEPAMVETLAQTCMEVVKEGYDRIVALGVPEAAARDFVLGHLRIQIAVLFKEVNGTFSDAAYKISKRAKPILFRDGWQHIFEMDDIRQQVKDITTK; from the coding sequence ATGACCAAAATTGCCCTCGTTGGTGCCGGTGGAAAAATGGGATGCCGCCTGACCGACAATTTTCTGAAGTACCCCCACTATGACGTTGCCTATCTCGAAGTCAGCGAACGCGGTATCGACAACCTCCGGCAGCGGGGAGTCATTGTGGTAGGAACCGAGGCCATTCCCGACGCCGACGTCGTGATTCTGGCTGTTCCCGACGTAGCCATTGGTGCCATCTCCGACGACCTGATTCCGCAGATGAAACCGGGTGCGCTCGTGCTTACGCTCGACCCGGCGGCTCCGCTCGACGGGGTTATTGCCCACCGCGACGACCTCGGCTATGTGATTGCCCATCCCTGCCACCCGTCGGTTTTCAACTGGGAGCCAACCGAAGAGGCTTTCCGGGATTTCTACGGCGGTATCTCGGCTAAACAATCGATTGTGGTCGCGCTCATGCACGGTAGCGAGACCCATTACGCCCTGGGCGAGCGGGTAGCGCAGGAGATGTACGCGCCCACCAAAGACACGCACCGGATTACGCTGGAACAAATGGCGATTCTGGAACCGGCAATGGTTGAAACGCTGGCCCAGACCTGCATGGAGGTGGTAAAAGAAGGCTACGACCGCATTGTAGCGCTCGGCGTTCCCGAAGCAGCCGCCCGCGATTTCGTGCTGGGCCACCTCCGCATTCAAATCGCCGTGCTGTTCAAGGAAGTGAATGGCACGTTCTCCGACGCGGCCTATAAAATCAGCAAACGCGCCAAACCAATCCTGTTCCGCGACGGCTGGCAGCATATCTTCGAGATGGACGACATCCGCCAGCAGGTGAAAGACATTACCACTAAATGA
- a CDS encoding zinc-binding alcohol dehydrogenase family protein — protein MRALIISAPQTMTVGSWAMPQPGPGEVRVAVAAAGICAGDLYIYTGKNPYVAYPNIGGHEVSGYVEAVGPDVAELSIGDRVVVDPFVSCGRCYPCRIGKRNCCVNLRITGVHVPGGYADFVLTPATHAYKIPDGLSLEKAAFTEPVTVALHACQRAGVTAADDVLVLGCGPIGMVTIDVARAFGARVLAVDVLPQRVETAARLGADGMLSDGNLIKNVLERTNGEGMPVVIEATGVPAVMTQTLDLVAAGGRIVIVGLVGKGVAVPFQGLDFTRKEPTIYGSRTSTPDCFPTSMQLLAEGKIRFPDWATAFPMWEAPAVFADITAHPENVHKGLLIR, from the coding sequence ATGCGTGCCCTCATCATCTCCGCTCCGCAAACCATGACCGTTGGCTCGTGGGCCATGCCACAGCCGGGGCCGGGCGAAGTGCGCGTGGCCGTAGCCGCAGCGGGTATCTGCGCGGGCGATCTGTACATTTATACAGGCAAAAACCCGTATGTTGCCTATCCGAATATTGGCGGACACGAAGTGTCGGGTTATGTTGAAGCGGTTGGCCCAGACGTAGCAGAGTTATCCATCGGCGACCGGGTGGTGGTCGATCCGTTTGTGAGTTGCGGGCGGTGTTATCCGTGCCGTATCGGTAAGCGGAACTGCTGTGTGAATCTGCGGATTACGGGCGTTCACGTGCCGGGCGGGTATGCCGATTTTGTGCTGACGCCCGCTACCCACGCCTACAAAATCCCCGACGGTCTGTCTCTTGAAAAGGCGGCCTTTACCGAACCCGTGACCGTAGCGCTCCACGCCTGCCAACGCGCCGGGGTCACAGCCGCCGACGACGTGCTGGTGCTGGGCTGCGGACCCATCGGTATGGTGACGATTGACGTGGCACGGGCTTTCGGCGCACGCGTGCTGGCCGTCGATGTGCTGCCCCAACGCGTAGAAACAGCCGCCCGGTTAGGAGCCGACGGGATGCTGTCGGACGGAAATCTGATAAAAAACGTCCTGGAACGCACCAACGGCGAAGGTATGCCGGTGGTGATCGAGGCTACGGGCGTACCAGCGGTGATGACTCAAACGCTCGATCTGGTGGCAGCGGGCGGGCGCATCGTTATTGTCGGATTGGTTGGGAAGGGGGTGGCTGTGCCGTTTCAGGGGCTGGATTTTACCCGGAAAGAGCCAACCATTTACGGCTCGCGTACCTCTACGCCCGACTGTTTCCCAACATCGATGCAGTTGCTGGCCGAGGGTAAAATTCGTTTTCCCGACTGGGCAACGGCGTTCCCGATGTGGGAGGCCCCCGCTGTTTTTGCCGACATAACCGCCCACCCTGAAAACGTGCATAAAGGATTATTGATACGATGA
- a CDS encoding sugar phosphate isomerase/epimerase family protein, translating into MQTGISTYSYPWAVGVPGYWPEHPLTALELLDRAARLGAQAVQFGDNLPLHRLSADDWLALRARARALGLHIEVGTRRLTVDNLRTYLGLAAEAGSPFLRVVIDDGDYKPSEQDVVSVIRAVLPVLADTNVVLALENHDRFAARSLERIIQQTNVERVGICLDTTNSFGAAEDVHTVLSVLGPYTVNLHAKDFVCERVTHKMGFVVEGTRPGTGRLDLADALRHLTPFGRCQTVTLEQWPPFRDTLAETIAIEADWAETGVNWIKQNLREIAINQKRQ; encoded by the coding sequence ATGCAAACTGGCATCAGTACATATAGTTACCCGTGGGCGGTAGGGGTGCCGGGTTATTGGCCCGAACACCCGTTGACTGCTTTGGAGTTGCTCGACCGGGCCGCCCGGCTGGGTGCGCAGGCCGTACAGTTCGGCGACAACCTGCCCTTGCACAGGCTGTCGGCAGACGACTGGCTGGCGTTGCGGGCGCGGGCACGTGCGTTGGGGCTGCACATCGAAGTGGGCACGCGCCGACTGACGGTAGACAACCTCAGGACGTATCTGGGGCTGGCGGCAGAAGCGGGTTCACCGTTTTTGCGGGTTGTGATCGACGACGGCGATTACAAGCCTTCAGAACAGGACGTTGTGAGCGTGATTCGGGCTGTGCTGCCGGTGCTGGCAGACACGAACGTGGTGCTGGCTCTCGAAAACCACGACCGCTTTGCTGCCCGCTCGCTCGAACGAATTATTCAGCAGACCAACGTTGAGCGCGTCGGAATTTGTTTAGATACCACCAACTCATTCGGCGCGGCTGAAGACGTGCATACGGTGCTGTCGGTGCTGGGGCCATACACGGTCAATCTGCACGCCAAAGACTTTGTTTGTGAGCGGGTTACGCATAAAATGGGTTTTGTTGTCGAAGGCACCCGCCCAGGAACGGGCAGGCTCGATTTGGCCGACGCACTGCGCCATCTGACACCGTTTGGCCGTTGCCAGACAGTAACGTTGGAACAGTGGCCGCCTTTTAGGGACACCCTCGCCGAAACCATCGCTATTGAAGCCGACTGGGCTGAGACTGGCGTAAACTGGATTAAGCAAAATTTGCGAGAAATAGCGATTAACCAAAAACGACAATGA